The following proteins are co-located in the Acropora palmata chromosome 11, jaAcrPala1.3, whole genome shotgun sequence genome:
- the LOC141896392 gene encoding uncharacterized protein LOC141896392 yields MRGVLDEEYYQHYTLFVSGIFLLSGRSISPEQMEMAGKCLMHFVEMFDAYYGKRYVLMNHHMLLHWKKNVSDHGPLWCSSLFIFENWNGDIGNYFHGTQNIAHQIMTAVTSHQHLPELIDDMPQGEAKEMVLQLCGHSVRTNRTHLKDKFYAIGALKKGKPDMPFEDDLLLFLGTETVCEVKFFNRVQFGDAVFHSRKYKRVTRRNNFTVAYQQEEETRYGQIEIFFVVPHYPVVTSGAVIAPMSMCEHRVCEFNEFLGNTVHHIVSLKDPSKKRFDMVRLENIIDICLYMKFSDNEVGFAAHFPNHFEKD; encoded by the exons ATGAGAGGTGTTCTTGATGAAGAGTATTATCAACATTATACCTTGTTCGTTAGTGGCATCTTCTTATTGTCAGGCAGATCAATTTCACCTGAACAAATGGAAATGGCTGGAAAGTGTTTAATGCACTTTGTTGAGATGTTTGATGCATACTATG GCAAAAGATATGTGTTGATGAATCACCATATGCTTCTTCACTGGAAGAAAAATGTGTCTGACCATGGGCCCCTCTGGTGTAgttcacttttcattttcgagAACTGGAACGGTGACATTGGTAATTACTTCCACGGTACTCAGAACATTGCACACCAG ATAATGACTGCTGTGACAAGTCATCAACACCTCCCTGAGCTGATAGACGACATGCCTCAAGGAGAAGCCAAAGAGATGGTGTTACAACTATGTGGACATTCCGTCAG AACCAACAGAACACATCTTAAAGACAAGTTCTATGCAATTGGTGCATTAAAGAAAGGCAAACCCGATATGCCTTTTGAAGATGaccttcttttgttcttgGGCACAGAAACTGTTTGTGaggttaaatttttcaatcgTGTTCAGTTTGGTGATGCAGTGTTTCATTCCCGAAAGTACAAGAGAGTGACAAGGAGAAACAACTTCACCGTTGCCTaccaacaagaagaagaaacaagaTATGGCCAGattgaaatattctttgtgGTCCCGCATTATCCAGTAGTGACATCTGGTGCTGTCATTGCTCCAATGTCAATGTGTGAGCACCGTGTCTGTGAATTCAATGAATTTCTGGGTAACACGGTCCACCATATTGTTTCCCTCAAGGATCCAAGCAAGAAGAGATTTGATATGGTCCGTCTTGAAAATATCATAGATATATGTCTTTACATGAAGTTTTCGGATAATGAGGTGGGATTCGCAGCGCATTTcccaaatcattttgaaaaagactgA